From the genome of Carassius auratus strain Wakin unplaced genomic scaffold, ASM336829v1 scaf_tig00214790, whole genome shotgun sequence, one region includes:
- the LOC113092950 gene encoding BSD domain-containing protein 1-like, whose product MADGEGGWWGGWLTQSFQAVKDKSAEAYEFIKRDLSEFSNVVQHDTACSVVATANAIKTKLAVEGSSEATEKVKKGISNILGVITDTLVPAPDKTIDCDVITLVATPAGTTEVYDSSKARLYSLQADPATYCNEPDGPPQQFDAWLSSFKSEERKAEISELLVNSPAIRALYTKMVPAAVAHSEFWQRYFYKVFQLEQEEARRVALKQRAEQTDHSESLGWEEEDEEGLTEI is encoded by the exons ATGGCAGACGG GGAAGGAGGATGGTGGGGAGGCTGGCTGACACAGAGCTTCCAGGCCGTCAAAGACAAG TCAGCTGAGGCGTATGAGTTTATCAAACGGGATCTTTCAGAATTCTCCAACGTGGTCCAACATGACACGGCATGCTCTGTTGTGGCGACAGCGAATGCAATTAAGACCAAACTAGCA gtTGAAGGTTCATCAGAGGCAACGGAAAAGGTGAAGAAGGGCATTTCGAATATTTTGGGTGTGATCACAGACACTTTGGTTCCGGCTCCAGACAAGACCATTGACTGTGATGTCATCACGCTGGTAGCCACTCCGGCAGGCACAACAGAGGTCTATGACAGCAGCAAG GCTCGACTCTACAGTCTTCAAGCAGACCCTGCTACATACTGCAATGAGCCTGATG gcCCGCCACAGCAGTTTGATGCCTGGTTATCCAGTTTCAAATCGGAAGAGAGGAAAGCTGAGATCTCTGAACTGCTCGTTAACAGTCCTGCCATAAGAGCTCTTTATACTAAAATG GTTCCAGCAGCAGTGGCTCATTCCGAGTTCTGGCAGCGGTACTTCTATAAAGTGTTCCAGCTGGAGCAG gagGAAGCCAGGAGGGTAGCACTGAAGCAGAGAGCGGAGCAGACGGATCATTCTGAGAGTCTTGGTTGGGAGGAAGAGGACGAAGAAGGTTTGACTGAAATTTAA